The following are encoded together in the Triticum dicoccoides isolate Atlit2015 ecotype Zavitan chromosome 6B, WEW_v2.0, whole genome shotgun sequence genome:
- the LOC119324000 gene encoding GATA transcription factor 8-like, producing MASGRFMEEMMREHEQSLLEATCGGLFDHIEDLLDFPKEDSAADVLLLDAPVPDSPLAARVLAGGAPPPAPASLEQQQQQAASLLVPPPPLPAGDHSAAFLGALGDTHIGTCDELDMDMAQLEWLSGLFDDTSIPHEPAFACAAPIIRASALSANAGVVLPDKMEDALFRSSSPTSVLEDGGANNANMNMNNNSGGSSASSTSSSASSSSESFSGSGRPWSVPLSPRPEPPVLVIPARARSKRSRASAFPAAIRAAVPAPEATILVPTPMFSSTSSYSEEPECIAESNSQPKKKKKAKRPTPPVTSDAEGDADYEEGSGGAALAPGEVRRCTHCQIDKTPQWRAGPLGPKTLCNACGVRYKSGRLFPEYRPAASPTFVPAIHSNSHKKVVEMRQKVEPKGDDLLQFIRRRD from the exons ATGGCGAGCGGGCGGTTCATGGAGGAGATGATGAGGGAGCACGAGCAGAGCCTGCTGGAGGCGACGTGCGGCGGCCTGTTCGACCACATCGAGGACCTGCTCGACTTCCCCAAGGAGGACTCGGCGGCGGACGTGCTGCTCCTCGACGCGCCGGTGCCTGACAGCCCCCTCGCCGCGCGCGTCCTCGCCGGCGGCGCGCCCCCGCCGGCGCCGGCctcgctggagcagcagcagcagcaggcggcGTCGCTCTTGGTGCCCCCGCCGCCGTTGCCCGCCGGGGACCACTCCGCGGCCTTCCTCGGCGCCCTCGGAGACACCCACATTGGCACG TGCGACGAGCTTGACATGGACATGGCGCAGCTCGAATGGCTGTCAGGGCTGTTCGACGACACCTCCATCCCGCACGAGCCGGCCTTCGCCTGCGCCGCGCCCATCATCAGGGCCTCCGCGCTCTCGGCCAACGCCGGCGTCGTGCTGCCCGACAAGATGGAGGACGCGCTCTTCCGCAGCTCCAGCCCCACCTCCGTCCTCGAGGACGGCGGCGCCAACAATGCCAACATGAACATGAACAACAACAGCGGGGGCTCCTCGGCGTCGTCGACGTCCTCATCGGCGTCCTCCTCCTCGGAGTCCTTCTCCGGGAGCGGCCGCCCGTGGTCCGTGCCGCTGTCGCCGCGCCCGGAGCCGCCGGTGCTCGTCATCCCGGCGCGCGCGCGCAGCAAGCGGTCCCGCGCCTCCGCGTTCCCCGCTGCCATCCGCGCCGCCGTGCCCGCGCCCGAGGCCACCATCCTGGTGCCGACGCCCATgttctcctccacctcctcctactcGGAGGAGCCCGAGTGCATTGCCGAGTCCAACTCgcagcccaagaagaagaagaaggccaagaggccGACCCCTCCGGTCACCTCGGACGCCGAGGGCGACGCCGACTACGAGGAAGGCAGCGGCGGCGCCGCGCTCGCGCCCGGCGAGGTGCGGAGGTGCACGCATTGCCAGATCGACAAGACGCCGCAGTGGCGCGCGGGGCCGCTGGGGCCCAAGACGCTCTGCAACGCCTGCGGCGTGCGCTACAAGTCCGGCCGCCTCTTCCCGGAGTACCGCCCGGCGGCCAGCCCCACCTTCGTGCCAGCCATCCATTCCAACTCCCACAAGAAGGTGGTGGAGATGCGCCAGAAGGTTGAACCCAAGGGCGACGACCTGCTGCAGTTCATCCGCCGCCGGGATTGA
- the LOC119324001 gene encoding serine/threonine-protein kinase/endoribonuclease IRE1-like, giving the protein MRSLRRVLLPLVLLSGLAFRGARFEDEATAAPAPLLLPLPLPPQQPAPPLALPAGGGRGDEASSTEIVPAEQPFLVRPPRRRPVPSNAVKNPDVGPGISSELRFYDNGTIQLVDRLSESPLWQFSTGPPLSKHITTTNSDLSYLIYPLDESDLVEVHNGTGVKLPWELEEFIARTPYIRDSVVTIGSKASTTFAVDADSGEIIYKHSLPAALNELAVPAGEAPSKLDVGRSSNIIVVVRTDYSLSASDLGVHLFNWTRSSFSANYYVKQSHPNMLEQSSCLQENIPCIRTDGVPIKLTLLDSSTANALVLQDVNKVTTRDGADALRQLQTLVIPQQTASKSGVALNGTQNQTVDGALVHLVPADPQTNRFTNNAYGLLFPVLTLLVVLAWLVRLAYSSKSCKQFMSVLMKPFVREQKSIDLRGKSEGTSKRRKTRKKDGRANSTEIGSASDKESSGTGGSNEMLYALPDGLDGCQIGKLRVHKKEIGKGSNGTVVFEGSYDGREVAVKRLLRSHTDIAQKEIQNLIASDRDPNIVRLYGCDQDDNFVYISLERCRCSLADLIQQHTDPSFSDVEKIDVELWTQDGLPSPQLLKLMRDVVAGIVHLHSLGIIHRDLKPQNVLISKEGSLSAKLSDMGISKRLQEDMSSLSHHGTGYGSSGWQAPEQLRRASQTRAMDLFSLGCLIFYCITKGKHPFGEYYERDINIINGHFDLFVVDHIPEAVHLISLLLQPKPDERPTAVYAINHPLFWSPELRLLFLRDTSDRIEKTTETDLLNALESIGHQAFGGKWREKLDDGLVADVGRYRKYNFESTRDLLRLIRNKSGHYRELPADLKELLGSLPEGFDRYFSSRFPKLLIEVYKVMSVYCKDEEDFRKYFIGISV; this is encoded by the exons atGAGGTCGCTCCGCCGGGTCCTCCTCCCGCTCGTCCTCCTCTCGGGCCTCGCCTTCCGCGGGGCCCGCTTCGAGGACGAGgccaccgccgcccccgcccctctcctcctcccgctcccCCTGCCGCCGCAGCAGCCGGCGCCGCCCCTCGCGCTCCCCGCCGGCGGGGGGCGAGGGGACGAGGCGAGCTCCACGGAGATCGTCCCCGCGGAGCAGCCGTTCCTGGTcaggccgccgcgccgccggccgGTGCCGTCGAACGCTGTAAAAAACCCGGATGTAGGGCCCGGCATCAG CTCTGAACTGCGATTTTATGACAATGGCACAATTCAGCTTGTCGACCGTCTATCAGAATCTCCTCTGTGGCAGTTCTCCACAGGACCACCTCTGTCCAAGCACATTACTACCACAAACTCTGATTTGAGCTATCTCATATATCCTTTGGACGAGTCTGATCTCGTGGAAGTTCATAATGGCACCGGTGTG AAACTTCCCTGGGAACTGGAAGAGTTTATCGCTAGAACTCCATACATACGGGATTCTGTGGTTACTATTGGATCAAAAGCCTCGACAACTTTTGCCGTTGATGCTGATAGTGGTGAGATCATTTACAAGCATAGTCTGCCAGCCGCCTTGAATGAGTTAGCAGTCCCGGCTGGGGAAGCACCATCCAAGTTAGATGTTGGTAGAAGTTCTAATATCATCGTGGTTGTGAGAACCGATTATTCTCTCAGTGCATCAGATCTTGGTGTACATTTGTTTAACTGGACACGATCTTCGTTCTCTGCAAACTACTATGTTAAACAAAGCCATCCAAATATGCTTGAACAATCATCCTGTTTGCAAGAAAATATTCCGTGCATTAGGACCGATGGTGTACCGATCAAACTTACTTTACTTGATTCCAGTACAGCTAATGCACTTGTCTTGCAAGATGTGAACAAAGTTACCACTAGGGATGGTGCTGATGCTTTGAGacaacttcaaactttggtgattccACAACAAACTGCTAGCAAGTCTGGTGTAGCCCTGAATGGCACTCAGAATCAAACTGTTGATGGTGCTCTTGTTCATCTTGTCCCTGCTGACCCCCAAACCAACAGGTTCACTAATAATGCTTATGGATTGCTATTCCCGGTGCTTACCTTATTGGTGGTCCTTGCTTGGCTGGTGAGGTTGGCCTATTCAAGCAAGTCTTGCAAGCAATTCATGAGTGTACTTATGAAGCCATTTGTTCGTGAACAGAAATCAATAGACCTTAGAGGGAAGTCAGAGGGAACATCTAAGAGAAGGAAAACACGGAAGAAAGATGGAAGGGCCAATAGCACAGAGATCGGTTCAGCCTCTGACAAAGAGAGCAGTGGAACTGGTGGGTCAAATGAGATGCTGTATGCACTCCCTGATGGCCTTGACGGATGCCAGATTGGAAAACTTCGTGTTCACAAAAAGGAAATTGGTAAAGGGAGCAATGGCACAGTTGTCTTTGAGGGTTCATATGATGGACGTGAAGTTGCAGTGAAACGCCTGCTTCGTTCACACACTGATATAGCCCAAAAAGAGATTCAGAATCTTATTGCATCGGATCGTGATCCTAATATTGTTAGACTGTATGGCTGCGATCAGGATGACAATTTTGTTTATATTTCCCTTGAGAGGTGCCGCTGCAGCTTGGCTGATCTGATCCAACAGCATACAGATCCATCTTTTTCAGATGTTGAGAAAATAGATGTAGAACTTTGGACGCAGGATGGACTTCCTTCGCCACAACTCCTAAAGCTGATGAG AGATGTTGTCGCTGGTATTGTGCATTTACATAGTTTAGGAATCATACATCGTGATTTGAAGCCTCAGAATGTCTTAATAAGTAAGGAGGGATCTCTCAGTGCAAAGCTTTCTGATATGGGTATCAGTAAGCGTTTGCAAGAGGATATGTCGTCTCTTAGTCACCATGGCACTG GATATGGAAGCTCTGGTTGGCAAGCACCTGAGCAGCTTCGTCGTGCTAGTCAGACTCGTGCAATGGATTTATTTAGTTTGGGCTGCCTTATTTTCTATTGTATCACTAAAGGCAAGCATCCGTTTGGTGAGTACTATGAACGGGACATAAACATTATAAACGGTCACTTTGATCTCTTCGTGGTGGATCACATTCCAGAAGCGGTGCATCTTATTTCTCTGTTGTTACAACCAAAACCTGATGAGAG ACCCACGGCGGTGTACGCGATAAATCATCCTCTCTTTTGGAGCCCTGAGTTGCGGCTTTTGTTTCTAAGAGATACCAGCGATAGAATTGAGAAAACCACTGAAACTGACCTCCTTAATGCTTTGGAAAGCATAGGGCATCAAGCTTTTGGTGGAAAATGGCGAGAAAAGTTGGATGATGGTCTGGTTGCTGATGTGGGTCGTTATAGGAAATATAATTTCGAGTCAACTCGTGACCTTCTCAGGTTGATTAGAAACAAGTCAGGACATTACAGAGAGCTTCCAGCTGATCTCAAG GAGTTACTTGGGTCACTGCCGGAGGGATTTGATCGTTATTTCTCAAGCCGATTTCCGAAGCTGCTGATTGAAGTGTACAAGGTCATGTCAGTTTATTGCAAGGACGAAGAAGATTTCAGGAAATATTTCATTGGGATCTCGGTATAA